From Endozoicomonas sp. 8E, the proteins below share one genomic window:
- a CDS encoding CoA pyrophosphatase: protein MLITDIERRLHKHQPRSIDTPLPEAAVLIPLVTNDQGQATEIILTRRASHMNKHSGEVAFPGGKREDDDHNLIQTALRESQEEIDLNPASVQILGTMGPVISRFGIKVIPVVGSVPENLSLNANIEELDRIFHVPLEFFTNLDNLQFHHWSMNDKTYSMPSYQYGEYLIWGLTAIMLVEFLNVGLNTTIPLDAPQFHASHSFTQNR from the coding sequence ATGTTGATTACAGATATAGAACGAAGACTCCACAAACATCAGCCAAGAAGTATAGACACTCCTCTGCCGGAAGCCGCAGTCTTGATACCTCTGGTGACTAATGACCAGGGACAGGCCACCGAAATAATCCTTACCCGAAGGGCTTCACACATGAACAAGCACAGTGGTGAAGTGGCGTTTCCCGGTGGCAAACGGGAAGATGACGATCATAATCTGATTCAGACTGCCCTGAGAGAATCCCAGGAAGAGATTGACCTGAACCCTGCTTCCGTCCAGATATTGGGCACCATGGGTCCAGTTATTTCCCGCTTCGGCATCAAGGTGATTCCTGTCGTCGGTTCTGTACCGGAAAACTTGTCACTCAACGCTAACATTGAAGAGCTGGACCGCATTTTTCACGTTCCTCTGGAGTTTTTCACCAATCTGGACAACCTGCAGTTTCACCACTGGAGCATGAATGATAAAACCTACTCCATGCCCTCTTATCAATACGGTGAATATCTGATCTGGGGATTGACGGCCATTATGCTGGTAGAATTTCTGAATGTGGGATTAAACACCACTATCCCACTGGATGCACCTCAGTTTCATGCCAGCCACAGTTTTACGCAAAACCGCTAA
- a CDS encoding HlyC/CorC family transporter: protein MSEASTSLLLSILALLMLLSAFFSSSETGMMAINRYRLRHLVRKNHKAAMRTHKLLERPDRLIGVILIGNNFVNILASALATLVAVRLWGDSGIAIATLGLTVAVLIFGEVTPKTVAALYPEKIAFPASFILTPLLKLFYPMVVVLNWVCGFLLRPFGIKPGQAAEDQLNAEELRTIVTDPGMLLPQKRRGMLLGILDLEKVRVDDIMVPRNEIFGIDIDDDIKDILEQLRACQHTRLPVYRGDVNNLVGMLHMRKVARLLSQEEVNKALLLQETTEPYYVPESTPLHTQLFNFQKSKERVALVVDEYGDILGLVTLEDILEEIVGDFTTDVSDSSQDITPQEDGTYIIDGSASIRDINRSLGWKLPTEDARTINGLITEMMQFIPESSVCLKVGEYRFEIMQVKDNRVKAVKIFTA, encoded by the coding sequence TTGAGCGAAGCATCTACCAGTCTTCTTTTGTCCATCTTGGCCCTTTTAATGTTGCTGTCGGCTTTTTTTTCCAGTTCGGAAACCGGCATGATGGCGATCAACCGCTATCGCCTTCGCCACCTGGTTCGCAAGAATCACAAAGCGGCCATGCGGACTCATAAACTGCTTGAACGCCCTGATAGACTGATTGGTGTGATTCTGATTGGCAACAACTTTGTCAATATCCTGGCTTCTGCCCTGGCCACTCTGGTGGCAGTGAGACTCTGGGGTGATAGCGGTATTGCCATTGCTACTCTGGGACTGACGGTTGCGGTACTGATTTTCGGTGAAGTAACGCCCAAGACAGTTGCTGCGCTCTATCCTGAAAAAATTGCCTTTCCTGCCTCTTTCATTCTGACACCGTTGCTGAAACTCTTCTATCCCATGGTGGTCGTTTTAAACTGGGTCTGTGGTTTCCTGCTGAGACCTTTTGGTATCAAACCCGGTCAGGCTGCTGAAGATCAGTTGAACGCTGAAGAGCTGCGCACCATTGTGACCGACCCCGGCATGTTATTGCCGCAGAAAAGGCGGGGAATGTTGCTGGGTATTCTGGATCTGGAGAAGGTCCGGGTAGACGATATCATGGTACCCCGAAATGAAATTTTCGGAATTGATATTGACGACGACATCAAGGATATCCTGGAACAGTTAAGAGCCTGTCAGCACACTCGCTTGCCAGTCTATCGTGGCGATGTAAATAATCTTGTGGGTATGTTGCATATGAGAAAGGTGGCGCGACTACTGAGTCAGGAAGAAGTCAATAAAGCGCTTCTCCTGCAGGAAACCACAGAGCCTTATTATGTCCCTGAAAGCACGCCACTGCATACCCAGCTGTTCAATTTCCAGAAGTCTAAAGAGCGTGTTGCACTGGTAGTCGACGAATATGGCGATATTCTGGGTCTGGTGACGCTGGAAGATATTCTGGAAGAAATTGTTGGGGACTTTACTACCGATGTTTCCGATTCCAGTCAGGATATCACCCCTCAGGAAGACGGTACTTACATCATTGATGGTTCTGCGTCCATAAGAGATATTAACCGTTCTCTGGGTTGGAAATTACCCACCGAGGATGCCAGGACAATTAACGGTTTGATCACCGAGATGATGCAGTTTATTCCGGAGTCCAGTGTCTGTCTCAAAGTAGGCGAATACCGGTTTGAGATCATGCAGGTCAAGGACAATAGAGTAAAAGCAGTGAAAATTTTCACTGCTTAA
- a CDS encoding DUF2165 domain-containing protein codes for MLLGLYQVNELPHLSSLITYPCLRFYKIVLDYNRFLRTVFNPYVQHVMSMDTTGNLAQAEWRAVHDPTVWKIAYNLIIAVEAIIAFLCWIGAAFMILNLRSENFHESKCLALLGLTLGIMLWFLAFMGISGEWFLAWQSRSWSGIQPGFRVAALFFLTLLYLSQQER; via the coding sequence GTGTTATTGGGTCTGTACCAAGTAAACGAGCTGCCTCACCTATCTTCACTAATCACTTATCCATGCTTGAGATTTTATAAGATAGTTTTAGATTATAATAGATTTCTGCGAACTGTTTTTAACCCTTACGTTCAGCATGTGATGAGTATGGATACGACCGGAAACCTTGCTCAGGCAGAGTGGCGGGCAGTTCATGATCCCACGGTCTGGAAAATTGCTTACAATCTGATTATCGCTGTTGAAGCAATCATAGCTTTTTTATGTTGGATCGGTGCCGCCTTTATGATTCTCAATCTGCGCAGTGAAAATTTCCATGAAAGCAAGTGCCTGGCTCTGCTTGGTTTAACTCTGGGAATTATGCTCTGGTTTCTGGCCTTTATGGGAATTTCGGGTGAATGGTTTCTGGCCTGGCAGTCCCGCAGCTGGAGTGGTATTCAGCCAGGCTTCAGGGTGGCTGCACTGTTCTTTTTGACCTTGCTCTATTTGAGTCAGCAAGAGCGATAA
- a CDS encoding recombinase family protein → MKIGEAARLLGTDPITLRKSENTGELLPARKTKGGARYYDVSELMGYSNEAAPTLCYCRVSGHDQKPDLDRQQELLEACCSAKGWRTQVIRKNA, encoded by the coding sequence GTGAAGATAGGTGAGGCAGCTCGTTTACTTGGTACAGACCCAATAACACTACGAAAATCGGAAAATACAGGTGAGCTGCTTCCTGCCAGAAAGACCAAAGGCGGAGCTCGTTACTACGACGTGTCTGAATTGATGGGCTACAGTAACGAAGCTGCGCCTACGCTTTGCTATTGCAGAGTATCCGGTCACGACCAAAAGCCAGACTTAGACAGGCAGCAAGAGTTACTGGAAGCCTGCTGTTCTGCAAAAGGTTGGCGAACTCAGGTTATACGAAAAAATGCTTGA
- a CDS encoding helix-turn-helix domain-containing protein yields MLLAHKIELRPTKQQADYLDRACGSRRHAFNQLLAHFNQEGVKWSKKAANEKYQELRLEFPWYAEVSQRVTRNTIDDLHDAFTHFFRRVKKGEKAGYPRSKIQEARTTRQFFSQRKTQVRC; encoded by the coding sequence ATGTTGTTAGCTCACAAGATTGAACTCAGACCGACAAAACAACAAGCCGATTATCTTGATAGGGCTTGTGGTTCTCGTCGTCATGCGTTCAATCAACTGTTAGCCCATTTCAATCAAGAAGGCGTTAAATGGTCAAAGAAGGCTGCGAATGAAAAATACCAAGAACTCAGGCTTGAGTTTCCCTGGTATGCCGAAGTCAGCCAACGTGTCACCAGGAACACAATCGACGATCTTCATGACGCCTTTACTCACTTCTTTCGTCGGGTGAAGAAAGGAGAAAAAGCAGGTTATCCAAGATCCAAGATTCAAGAAGCGAGGACTACACGACAGTTTTTCTCTCAGAGAAAAACCCAAGTTCGATGTTGA
- a CDS encoding RNA-guided endonuclease TnpB family protein: MQDPRFKKRGLHDSFSLREKPKFDVDGRTLRIEKLKTRIKMRQELRFTGTPCQVTISKRAGKYFASILVDTQDFDPKAQSRESVGVDFGIKGLAICSNGKTFAANQKLKGSLKRLNRKQRALSRKTKGSNRYAKAKRAVAKLHYRISNQRSAVLHEVSDYLTSRFKIITLENLNVKGMVKNRKLARAISDAGFGKLRELVEYKAELRGCQVVIADRFFPSSKKCAVHTCDYINDNLTLSDREWRCPKCKTLHDRDYSASLNLDNYGRDRLQLDGVAQTLNPTQECS; encoded by the coding sequence ATCCAAGATCCAAGATTCAAGAAGCGAGGACTACACGACAGTTTTTCTCTCAGAGAAAAACCCAAGTTCGATGTTGATGGCAGAACACTTCGCATTGAGAAACTGAAAACCCGCATCAAGATGCGCCAAGAGCTGAGGTTCACAGGAACACCCTGTCAGGTGACGATCAGTAAGCGAGCCGGAAAGTATTTCGCTTCTATTTTGGTAGACACTCAGGATTTCGACCCAAAAGCACAAAGCCGTGAGTCTGTAGGCGTTGATTTTGGCATCAAAGGTTTAGCTATTTGTTCGAATGGTAAAACCTTTGCTGCTAATCAGAAACTGAAAGGCTCTCTGAAACGCCTTAACAGGAAACAGAGGGCGTTAAGCCGCAAAACAAAGGGAAGCAACCGCTATGCGAAAGCCAAGCGAGCGGTTGCCAAACTGCATTACCGGATAAGTAACCAGCGATCAGCCGTACTACATGAGGTAAGTGATTATCTGACGTCAAGATTCAAAATAATCACCCTCGAAAATCTGAATGTCAAAGGCATGGTAAAAAACCGCAAACTGGCAAGAGCAATCAGTGACGCAGGTTTCGGTAAGCTGAGAGAACTGGTTGAATACAAGGCAGAGCTGCGAGGATGTCAGGTTGTGATTGCAGATCGGTTCTTTCCCAGCTCGAAGAAATGTGCAGTTCATACTTGCGACTACATAAATGACAATCTCACCCTGTCTGATCGTGAGTGGCGGTGTCCAAAATGTAAAACTCTGCATGATAGGGATTACAGTGCGAGTTTGAACCTTGATAATTACGGTCGAGACAGGTTACAGCTCGACGGGGTCGCCCAGACCCTAAACCCTACGCAAGAGTGTAGTTAG
- a CDS encoding DUF2165 family protein, protein MAMKMIIAIKLSKVLLVAAVALFSTLVLFNNLMDYQSNYRY, encoded by the coding sequence ATGGCTATGAAAATGATAATAGCCATAAAGCTCAGTAAAGTTTTGTTGGTCGCGGCTGTTGCTCTTTTTAGCACGTTGGTTTTGTTTAATAATCTGATGGACTATCAGAGTAATTACCGCTACTAA
- a CDS encoding inner membrane protein YpjD: MEVIKESMNFMLVSIGAIIFYAVGMVCQWGRITGRGGARNLVLLAITVGAALHIFSLYFSIHTDKGTNLGILTIGSLTTLIVTLVVLLSSLRKPSESLLVTILPFTIISVLADWLAPVEHIFHSPTLMVVHVLLSVLAYGLLMVAVCQSLLLAYQEKQLRSHNQKRLLKALPPLQTMEKLLFEFLSVGVILLTLSLISGFLYIDNMFASDMFHKTVLSLVAWVLFTTLLIGRWVNGWRGQKAMRWTVAGFILLLVAYFGWRTVVDFILVR, encoded by the coding sequence ATGGAGGTTATAAAAGAATCAATGAATTTCATGCTCGTCAGCATCGGTGCCATCATTTTTTATGCAGTGGGAATGGTCTGCCAATGGGGAAGAATTACTGGTCGCGGTGGCGCTCGAAATTTAGTGTTGCTGGCAATCACAGTCGGAGCTGCTTTACATATTTTTTCGCTCTATTTTTCTATTCACACCGATAAGGGGACCAACCTTGGTATTCTCACGATCGGTTCTTTGACGACACTGATAGTGACACTGGTAGTATTGCTCAGCAGTTTGCGAAAGCCTTCTGAAAGTCTTCTGGTCACGATTCTGCCTTTTACTATCATCTCGGTTCTGGCGGACTGGCTGGCTCCTGTGGAACACATTTTTCATTCACCCACTCTGATGGTGGTGCATGTTCTGCTGTCAGTATTGGCCTATGGTTTGCTGATGGTGGCCGTGTGTCAGTCACTGCTTCTGGCCTATCAGGAAAAGCAGCTTAGAAGTCACAATCAAAAGCGTCTGCTCAAAGCCCTGCCGCCCCTGCAGACTATGGAAAAATTGCTGTTCGAATTTCTTTCTGTAGGAGTCATTCTGCTGACCCTGTCGCTGATTTCAGGCTTCTTGTATATCGATAATATGTTTGCCAGTGATATGTTCCATAAAACAGTACTTTCTCTGGTGGCCTGGGTGTTGTTTACGACACTGCTGATTGGGCGCTGGGTCAATGGCTGGAGAGGACAAAAGGCCATGCGTTGGACGGTTGCCGGTTTTATCCTGTTGCTGGTGGCTTACTTCGGTTGGCGAACGGTTGTCGACTTTATTCTGGTCAGATGA
- the ffh gene encoding signal recognition particle protein, translating into MFENLTERLSQTLRNVTGKAKLSEDNIKDTLREVRKALLEADVALPVVKEFINRIRERAIGQEVQSSLSPGQAFVKIVQAELVSVMGEANDQLNLSTQPPAVLLMAGLQGAGKTTSVAKLGKFLKERHKKSVMVVSADVYRPAAIKQLETLAGEVGVDFFPSNSEQKPVDIATAAIQEARLKHIDVVIVDTAGRLHIDSDMMDEIQQLHSAINPVETLFVVDAMTGQDAANTAKAFGDALPLTGVILTKADGDARGGAALSVRHITGKPIKFMGVGEKTDALDPFHPDRIASRILGMGDVLSLIEEAEQKLDKKKADKLASKLKKGKGFDLEDFRDQLQQMKKMGGLAGVMDKLPGMPGMPANMPGQMDNKIFVQMEAIINSMTPAERANPDIMNGSRKKRIASGSGTQIQDINRLIKQHKQMSKMMKKVTKKGGMSKLMRGLGGMKGQMPGGMGGMMPPGGGKKFPF; encoded by the coding sequence ATGTTCGAGAATTTAACCGAACGCCTGTCGCAGACGCTTCGTAACGTCACCGGCAAGGCGAAACTGTCTGAAGACAATATTAAAGATACCCTGCGCGAGGTTCGCAAGGCCCTGCTGGAGGCTGACGTTGCCCTGCCGGTGGTCAAGGAGTTCATCAACCGGATCAGAGAACGGGCGATTGGCCAGGAGGTACAGTCCAGCCTGAGCCCCGGCCAAGCCTTCGTCAAGATTGTTCAGGCAGAACTGGTTTCGGTCATGGGCGAAGCCAATGACCAGCTGAACCTGTCGACCCAGCCACCCGCTGTTCTGCTGATGGCCGGTCTGCAGGGTGCCGGTAAAACCACCTCTGTGGCGAAACTGGGCAAGTTCCTCAAGGAACGCCACAAAAAATCTGTTATGGTCGTCAGTGCTGATGTTTACCGTCCGGCAGCGATCAAGCAGCTGGAAACGCTGGCGGGTGAAGTCGGCGTCGATTTCTTCCCATCCAACAGCGAACAAAAACCTGTTGATATTGCCACAGCAGCCATTCAGGAAGCTCGCCTGAAGCATATTGATGTAGTCATTGTCGATACCGCCGGTCGTCTGCACATCGACAGCGATATGATGGATGAAATTCAGCAGCTGCACAGTGCCATTAATCCTGTCGAAACCCTGTTTGTGGTTGACGCCATGACCGGTCAGGATGCCGCCAATACCGCCAAAGCCTTTGGTGATGCCCTGCCCCTGACCGGTGTCATTCTGACCAAGGCAGATGGCGACGCACGCGGAGGTGCCGCCCTGTCGGTTCGCCATATTACCGGCAAGCCGATCAAGTTCATGGGTGTCGGTGAAAAGACAGACGCTCTGGACCCATTCCACCCGGACCGTATCGCTTCCCGAATACTCGGCATGGGTGACGTTCTCTCCCTGATTGAAGAAGCTGAACAGAAGCTCGACAAAAAGAAAGCCGACAAACTGGCCAGCAAACTAAAAAAGGGCAAGGGCTTTGACCTGGAAGACTTCCGTGACCAACTTCAGCAGATGAAGAAAATGGGCGGCCTTGCAGGCGTTATGGACAAACTTCCCGGCATGCCGGGTATGCCAGCCAACATGCCCGGCCAGATGGACAACAAGATTTTTGTCCAGATGGAAGCGATCATCAACTCCATGACACCGGCTGAACGTGCAAATCCGGATATTATGAACGGCTCTCGCAAAAAGCGTATTGCCTCAGGTTCCGGCACCCAGATCCAGGACATCAACCGTCTTATCAAGCAGCACAAGCAGATGAGCAAGATGATGAAGAAAGTCACCAAGAAAGGCGGCATGAGCAAGCTGATGCGCGGCCTGGGTGGTATGAAAGGTCAGATGCCCGGCGGCATGGGCGGTATGATGCCTCCAGGCGGCGGTAAGAAGTTCCCATTCTAG
- a CDS encoding GNAT family N-acetyltransferase: MFFITVDEEIRLQLVSETLAPRYLELLEESREYLSRWLPWTEFCNTEEGFRAFAKKSLHDYADGKSLTCAIEFQENVVGNISLNTIRHDLKMVEVGYWLGEPYQGSGIITRACRYLCHHAFNNLGMEKVQISAAEENLSSRAVCERLGMTLEGVISHREKVGDKVLSHAIYGLQRPEVVKQGLFRIS, from the coding sequence ATGTTTTTTATTACGGTCGATGAAGAAATACGACTACAGCTGGTCAGTGAGACGTTGGCACCAAGATACCTTGAGCTGTTGGAAGAGAGCCGGGAATACCTCTCTCGCTGGCTGCCCTGGACTGAGTTCTGTAATACCGAAGAGGGTTTCAGGGCTTTTGCCAAAAAATCGCTGCATGACTATGCCGACGGTAAAAGTCTGACCTGTGCCATTGAGTTTCAGGAAAATGTGGTGGGTAATATCAGTTTGAATACCATTCGTCACGATCTCAAAATGGTCGAGGTGGGTTACTGGCTGGGGGAACCTTATCAGGGGAGTGGCATTATTACCCGGGCTTGCCGGTATCTCTGTCATCATGCCTTTAATAATCTGGGTATGGAGAAGGTGCAAATTTCGGCAGCTGAAGAAAACCTTTCCAGTCGTGCAGTTTGTGAACGATTGGGAATGACTCTGGAAGGCGTGATAAGTCATCGCGAAAAAGTGGGTGATAAGGTGCTCAGTCACGCTATCTATGGACTACAAAGGCCTGAAGTGGTGAAGCAGGGCCTATTTCGCATTTCATGA
- the rpsP gene encoding 30S ribosomal protein S16, translating into MVTIRLARGGSKKRPFYHLTVADSRKAQGGRFIERVGFFNPTARGQEERLRVDQERVEFWLSQGATVSDRVSKLLKDAKAA; encoded by the coding sequence ATGGTAACAATTCGTTTAGCTCGCGGCGGTTCCAAAAAGCGTCCGTTCTACCACCTGACTGTTGCTGACAGCCGTAAGGCTCAAGGTGGCCGCTTCATCGAGCGTGTAGGTTTCTTCAACCCTACTGCCCGTGGTCAGGAAGAGCGTCTGCGTGTGGATCAGGAGCGTGTTGAGTTCTGGCTGAGCCAGGGCGCTACCGTATCCGACCGCGTTAGCAAGCTGCTGAAAGACGCCAAAGCAGCCTGA
- the rimM gene encoding ribosome maturation factor RimM (Essential for efficient processing of 16S rRNA) has translation MKKASATAQPKQVVLGSITGVYGVKGWVKVYSHTHPMTNILNYKHWILRQDGRQQTIEVDQGRRQGKGLVAHIAGCDDRDIARQFTGAEILIAESELPPLADDEIYWHQLEGLEVKTADEAGKELLLGKASHLMETGANDVLVIKACKGSIDRRERLVPWLLDQVILEVNPEAGFIRIDWDPEF, from the coding sequence GTGAAAAAAGCATCAGCAACCGCTCAACCCAAACAGGTTGTCCTCGGAAGTATTACTGGTGTGTACGGAGTAAAAGGCTGGGTTAAAGTGTATTCACATACCCATCCCATGACCAATATTCTGAACTATAAACACTGGATTTTGCGCCAGGATGGTCGCCAGCAGACCATTGAAGTCGATCAGGGCCGCCGTCAGGGCAAGGGTCTGGTCGCACACATCGCCGGATGCGATGACCGGGATATCGCCCGCCAGTTCACTGGTGCAGAAATCCTGATCGCTGAGAGCGAACTGCCCCCTCTGGCTGATGACGAGATATACTGGCATCAGCTTGAAGGTCTGGAAGTGAAAACCGCTGACGAAGCGGGCAAGGAGCTTCTGCTGGGCAAAGCCAGCCACCTGATGGAGACAGGAGCCAACGACGTATTGGTCATCAAAGCCTGCAAGGGCAGCATCGACCGACGCGAACGACTGGTCCCATGGTTACTGGATCAGGTGATCCTGGAAGTGAATCCGGAAGCAGGATTCATTCGGATTGACTGGGATCCGGAATTTTAA
- the trmD gene encoding tRNA (guanosine(37)-N1)-methyltransferase TrmD, with protein sequence MWFGVVTLFPEMFRAITDHGISGRAVKEGIVSVQTWNPRNFTHDRHRTVDDRPYGGGPGMLMKIQPLRDAIHAAKKAAGADATVVYLSPQGRLLDQAGVQELAARKRLILVSGRYEGIDERVINEEIDEEWSIGDYVLSGGELASMTLIDAVSRFVPGTLGHKDSALEDSFADGLLDCPHYTRPEIFKGQKVPEVLLSGDHAKIRAWRLKQALGRTWLRRPDLLQDRKLTREEEKLLSEFIQEHLSSDSHSKADSTSGRLD encoded by the coding sequence ATGTGGTTCGGTGTAGTCACCCTCTTCCCGGAAATGTTTCGGGCCATTACCGATCACGGCATATCCGGCCGTGCTGTAAAGGAGGGAATTGTCTCGGTGCAAACCTGGAATCCCAGGAACTTCACCCATGACAGACACCGGACTGTGGATGACCGACCTTACGGCGGTGGTCCCGGCATGTTGATGAAAATTCAACCTCTGCGTGACGCCATCCATGCAGCCAAGAAAGCTGCTGGAGCCGATGCCACGGTGGTATACCTGTCTCCCCAGGGACGCCTGCTTGATCAGGCCGGGGTTCAGGAGCTGGCCGCCAGAAAGCGGCTTATTCTGGTATCGGGGCGGTATGAAGGTATTGATGAGCGTGTAATCAACGAAGAAATCGACGAGGAATGGTCGATCGGTGATTACGTGTTAAGTGGTGGCGAACTCGCCTCCATGACTCTGATTGATGCAGTTTCACGCTTTGTACCGGGCACCCTGGGTCACAAGGATTCCGCATTAGAGGATTCCTTTGCTGATGGCCTGCTGGATTGTCCGCACTACACCCGCCCTGAGATTTTCAAGGGGCAGAAAGTGCCGGAAGTTCTGCTGTCTGGGGATCATGCAAAAATTCGTGCATGGCGCCTCAAACAGGCATTGGGCAGAACCTGGTTGAGAAGACCGGACCTGTTGCAAGACAGGAAACTGACCCGCGAAGAGGAAAAACTGTTGTCTGAATTTATTCAGGAACATCTTTCTTCGGATAGCCACAGCAAGGCAGACTCGACGAGCGGAAGACTTGACTAA
- the rplS gene encoding 50S ribosomal protein L19 — translation MSKNRIIEALEQEQMTKEIPSFGPGDTLVVQVKVKEGNRERLQAFEGVCIAKRNRGLNSAFTVRKISSGVGVERVFQTYSPLVASINVKRRGDVRQAKLYYLRALSGKAARIKEKLN, via the coding sequence ATGAGCAAGAACAGAATCATTGAAGCGCTCGAACAAGAGCAGATGACCAAGGAAATCCCGAGCTTCGGCCCTGGTGACACTCTGGTCGTACAAGTTAAGGTTAAAGAAGGCAACCGTGAGCGTCTGCAGGCGTTCGAAGGTGTCTGCATTGCCAAGCGTAATCGTGGCCTGAACTCCGCTTTCACCGTCCGCAAGATTTCCAGCGGTGTTGGCGTTGAGCGTGTTTTCCAGACATACAGCCCTCTGGTCGCTTCTATCAATGTGAAGCGTCGCGGTGACGTACGTCAAGCCAAGCTGTACTACCTGCGTGCTCTGAGCGGTAAAGCAGCTCGTATCAAGGAAAAGCTCAACTAA
- the xerD gene encoding site-specific tyrosine recombinase XerD, whose product MIMANTSIELFLNHLWLEKGLSENTRTAYKTDIEQFASWLSQNRLTPERSSTSDLRNYLAWRHQQAFRPSSTARALSSLRGYYRYLLREKVISQDITQNIEMPKLGRPLPKYLTETDVENLLAAPDLDTDLGLRDRCMLELLYACGLRVSELVNLNLNQINQRQGIVRIQGKGNKERLVPMGEEALNWLHLYLKDSRPFLISDPENRVLFPGRNGNPMTRQTFWHRIKQHAITANIQSAVSPHVLRHAFATHLLNHGADLRVVQLLLGHSDLSTTQIYTHIARQRLSELHESHHPRG is encoded by the coding sequence ATGATAATGGCCAATACCTCCATCGAACTGTTTCTCAACCACCTATGGCTTGAGAAAGGCCTTAGCGAAAACACCCGCACGGCCTATAAAACCGATATAGAACAATTCGCTTCCTGGCTTTCTCAGAACAGGCTCACACCCGAGAGATCATCCACTTCTGACCTAAGAAATTATCTGGCCTGGCGACACCAGCAGGCGTTTCGACCCAGCTCAACAGCCAGAGCACTATCCAGCCTGCGCGGTTATTACCGTTACCTCTTAAGAGAAAAGGTGATCAGTCAGGACATTACTCAAAATATTGAGATGCCCAAACTGGGACGACCTCTGCCCAAATACCTGACAGAGACTGACGTTGAAAACCTGCTTGCAGCCCCTGACCTTGATACCGATTTAGGGCTTAGAGACCGATGTATGCTGGAGCTACTTTACGCCTGCGGACTCAGAGTATCGGAACTGGTCAATCTCAACCTGAATCAAATCAACCAGAGACAGGGCATCGTCCGCATTCAGGGCAAGGGTAATAAAGAGAGGCTGGTGCCTATGGGTGAAGAAGCCCTGAACTGGCTTCACCTTTATCTGAAAGACAGCAGACCCTTTCTGATCAGTGACCCGGAGAATCGGGTACTGTTTCCAGGCCGAAATGGCAACCCGATGACACGTCAGACCTTTTGGCACCGGATCAAACAACATGCCATAACAGCCAACATTCAAAGCGCGGTTTCACCCCACGTTCTTCGCCACGCCTTTGCTACCCATCTTTTGAACCATGGAGCCGACCTTCGGGTGGTCCAACTGCTGCTGGGGCACAGCGACCTTTCAACTACCCAGATATATACCCATATTGCCCGGCAGCGGTTGAGTGAACTGCACGAATCTCACCATCCCAGAGGCTGA